The following are encoded together in the Cyanobacterium aponinum PCC 10605 genome:
- a CDS encoding amino acid ABC transporter substrate-binding protein, producing the protein MWKKLLNIGVAFTCLGLCSSPVLAGTVLERIKETGVIRAGYRDDTPPFAFRNEQGKPVGYSVDILELIQAEAQKQLNTPVTLEFVRINPSNRFEQIQDGSIDIECGSTTVTWEREKFVDFTVSYFASGTQMIVNRGSGFANSDNLTGAKVGVIPNTTNEKAMKIYASSATLVPVKSEEEGWAMLQKGDLDGFAGDGILLQALKKQSDNGQDYEIVPEFPYMIESYACTVPEDESQWRGLVNKAIVKFMQGVTTDTPSAIDIYERWFGQNGNTPYPIETMADYFQGIINGYEWIIIDERY; encoded by the coding sequence ATGTGGAAAAAATTACTAAATATTGGTGTCGCTTTTACTTGTCTAGGCTTATGCTCAAGCCCTGTCTTGGCTGGTACTGTCTTGGAAAGAATAAAGGAAACAGGGGTGATTCGTGCTGGTTATCGAGATGATACTCCCCCTTTTGCTTTTCGTAATGAGCAGGGAAAACCCGTAGGGTATTCTGTTGATATTCTTGAGTTAATACAGGCAGAGGCTCAAAAGCAATTAAATACACCAGTTACCTTAGAATTTGTGAGAATCAATCCCAGTAATCGTTTTGAGCAAATCCAAGATGGTTCTATTGATATTGAATGTGGTTCGACTACCGTAACATGGGAAAGGGAAAAATTTGTTGATTTTACGGTTAGTTATTTTGCGAGTGGCACTCAGATGATTGTTAACCGAGGCAGTGGTTTTGCTAACAGTGATAATCTAACCGGTGCAAAAGTTGGGGTTATTCCTAATACCACTAATGAAAAAGCGATGAAAATATATGCTTCATCAGCAACTCTTGTTCCTGTTAAAAGTGAGGAAGAGGGGTGGGCAATGTTACAGAAGGGCGATTTAGACGGATTTGCAGGAGATGGAATTTTACTACAGGCTTTGAAAAAACAAAGTGATAACGGTCAAGATTATGAAATTGTCCCTGAATTTCCCTACATGATTGAGTCTTATGCTTGTACTGTTCCTGAAGATGAGTCTCAATGGCGTGGTTTAGTTAATAAGGCTATCGTTAAATTTATGCAAGGTGTTACTACTGATACTCCAAGTGCGATCGATATTTATGAGCGATGGTTTGGACAAAATGGCAATACACCTTATCCTATTGAGACAATGGCGGATTATTTTCAGGGAATTATCAATGGTTATGAATGGATTATTATTGATGAAAGATATTAA